A genomic segment from Fusarium keratoplasticum isolate Fu6.1 chromosome 10, whole genome shotgun sequence encodes:
- a CDS encoding NAD(P)-bd-dom domain-containing protein, translated as MTTSKPLRVAVIGPAGFGGSYLCAELISRGHHVVGLSRNPEKLGSHANYEPRPVDIDNNTDSQLAEAMRDVDVVVSEYGPHTAGHQALQYVPFIEAVRKIILAVKKAKVGYFVMVGGAGSLHIAHEDDLCVADSKDFFLAYRRAIADSHAHVSYMEDRLGPMGGGLRRYRNARLVLRNSDASDDEIKAAKATVDEYEEGVKQDRASDFIKAARASYMFFDGNTSFNWTFVSPSPLYRPGKRTGSYEVTIHNLPLKGEPKGENRLDGRLTGISAADLAIAIADEVESQKHKYQHWTATADLSDDTPAPSYLRLE; from the exons ATGACCACATCCAAGCCTTTGAGGGTTGCTGTCATCGGCCCAGCGGGGTTCGGGGGGTCATATCTGTGCGCGGAGCTGATCAGTCGTGGACATCATGTCGTTGGATTATCCCGCAATCCAGAGAAGCTGGGGTCCCATGCCAACTACGAGCCGAGGCCTGTAGATATCGACAACAACACCGATTCCCAGCTGGCAGAGGCGATGCGCGATGTAGATGTTGTCGTGAGCGAGTATGGCCCCCACACAGCTGGGCACCAGGCGCTGCAATACG TTCCTTTCATCGAAGCCGTCCGAAAGATCATCTTGGCTgtcaaaaaggccaaggttggCTACTTTGTCATGGTCGGCGGTGCCGGAAGCCTCCACATCGCTCACGAGGACGACCTGTGTGTTGCCGACAGTAAAGACTTTTTCCTGGCCTACCGCAGAGCCATTGCGGACAGCCATGCTCATGTCAGCTATATGGAGGATAGACTGGGGCCCATGGGAGGTGGCCTGCGCAGGTATCGGAACGCGCGCCTTGTGCTGAGGAATTCAGACGCTTCAGAcgatgagatcaaggccgCAAAGGCGACTGTCGATGAATACGAAGAGGGTGTGAAGCAGGACCGGGCCTCGGACTTTATAAAGGCCGCGAGAGCCAGCTACATGTTCTTTGATGGAAACACGTCTTTCAACTGGACGTTTGTGTCTCCCAGCCCTCTGTACCGCCCAGGGAAGCGTACTGGCAGCTACGAGGTGACGATTCACAACCTCCCTCTGAAAGGCGAGCCCAAGGGTGAAAATCGGTTGGATGGCAGACTCACGGGCATCTCGGCTGCGGatcttgccattgccattgcGGATGAGGTCGAGTCACAGAAGCACAAGTACCAACACTGGACTGCAACGGCTGATCTGTCTGACGACACGCCGGCCCCCTCTTATCTTAGGCTAGAGTAG
- a CDS encoding FAD-binding-3 domain-containing protein, whose amino-acid sequence MAVTSDRTQVLIVGAGPAGQLLGLMLAKQDISVTIVEQAEKLDDRPRATHYGPPAMKILNSAGVGDDVRSKGFIVDTVAWRRLDGSYIAGLDHETQKDSVDRMVALPLSQLAEVLYDHAKTLPKLQYLFNHKVVDIGQDESKAWVDTVGQANDEQSRLEADYVVGCDGANSIVRRSLFGDWKFPGRTWDEQIVATNVYYDFEKFGFCDSNFIIDPEHWYMAAKITKDGMWRVTYGETPGLSHDVLKERQVEKFRTMLAGHPDPGQYKLVNISPYKVHQRLAEKLRVGRFILAADAAHLCNPFGGLGLTGGIVDVAGVYECLVGIYTNRADPSILDIYSDIRRKKYQEIVDPISSSNLRRMFSVQPDKVLETDEFLQMCKKAATDPELASEMLQSAHQLNYDFTQHYTR is encoded by the exons ATGGCGGTTACCTCGGATAGG ACCCAAGTCTTGATTGTCGGCGCTGGTCCGGCtggccagcttctcggcctgaTGCTAGCAAAGCAGGACATCTCTGTCACAATCGTTGAGCAAGCCGAGAAACTTGACGACAGGCCTCGAGCCACCCATTACGGCCCTCCAGCCATGAAAATCCTCAACTCTGCTGgtgttggcgatgatgttCGCTCAAAGggcttcatcgtcgacaCAGTGGCGTGGCGGCGCCTGGACGGGTCGTACATCGCTGGCCTCGACCATGAGACTCAGAAGGACAGCGTTGACCGAATGGTCGCCCTGCCACTGAGCCAACTCGCTGAGGTCTTGTACGACCATGCCAAGACTCTGCCTAAGCTCCAGTATCTATTCAACCACAAAGTGGTGGACATTGGCCAGGACGAGTCAAAGGCCTGGGTCGACACGGTCGGCCAAGCCAACGATGAGCAGTCTCGACTCGAAGCTGACTACGTCGTCGGCTGTGATGGCGCCAATAGCATTGTACGGCGCTCACTGTTTGGAGACTGGAAGTTTCCAGGTAGAACATGGGATGAGCAAATCGTCGCTACCAAC GTGTATTACGACTTTGAAAAGTTTGGCTTTTGTGATTccaacttcatcatcgacCCGGAACACTGGTATATGGCCGCCAAGATTACCAAGGATGGCATGTGGCGCGTGACATATGGAGAGACACCCGGTCTAAGCCATGATGTGCTGAAGGAGAGACAAGTTGAGAAGTTTCGAACTATGCTTGCAGGTCACCCAGATCCGGGCCAGTACAAGCTGGTCAACATCAGCCCTTACAAAGTGCATCAGCGACTAGCAGAGAAGCTCCGGGTCGGCCGATTCATCCTCGCTGCCGATGCAGCCCACCTATGCAACCCTTT CGGCGGCTTGGGTTTGACTGGTGGCATCGTGGATGTGGCCGGAGTGTACGAGTGTCTAGTAGGAATCTATACTAACCGAGCGGATCCGTCCATTCTGGATATCTATAGCGACATCCGCCGCAAGAAGTACCAAGAGATTGTAGACcccatctccagctccaacctCAGACGCATGTTCAGCGTGCAACCAGACAAGGTTTTAGAGACGGACGAGTTTCTTCAAATGTGCAAGAAAGCTGCGACGGACCCCGAACTCGCTTCAGAAATGCTTCAG AGCGCCCATCAACTCAACTACGACTTTACTCAACACTACACGCGATGA
- a CDS encoding Lactamase-B domain-containing protein translates to MARELPGASGEVQVVLLDGGGFTTTDDTKIHADGHSRPYYLYDWCFYLYHKPTGSRVLWDLGISNDRELYTPFVLNFHWPSCNPVGPRRSLVNQLADLGVASEQIDTIIFSHAHWDHCRPIKSEFPNAKVLFGPGTGSHCSPGHIRDGKIQPMVQWDSRFFGTSDVRTDPYEELKGPWKPWGPFEQALDYFGDGSFWILQAPGHMKGNLAACVRLKSGEWVLLASDCCHSKEIFDGVKQIANVSMPDGSMFCLHESLGAALDTIGKLRMAVRDYGMHIAMAHDAEFIKEGKDSVLMSLLHPLFDEECLARIRAHQQP, encoded by the exons ATGGCCAGGGAACTTCCAGGCGCTAGCGGAGAGGTGCAAGttgtccttcttgacggAGGAGGCTTCACGACGACAGACGACACCAAGATCCATGCTGATGGGCACAGTCGTCCTTATTACCTTTACGACTGGTGCTTCTACTTGTATCACAAACCCACAGGGTCAAGAGTTCTCTGGGACCTGGGCATTAGCAAT GATCGTGAACTGTACACGCCATTCGTGCTCAATTTCCATTGGCCTAGCTGCAATCCAGTTGGACCGCGGCGCAGTCTCGTCAATCAGCTCGCCGACTTGGGTGTGGCGAGTGAGCAGATAGACACTATCATCTTCAG CCATGCTCACTGGGATCATTGCCGGCCCATAAAGAGCGAATTTCCCAATGCCAAGGTGTTATTTGGCCCAGGGACAGGTTCTCACTGTTCCCCTGGACATATCCGCGACGGCAAGATCCAGCCCATGGTACAATGGGACTCTCGCTTCTTTGGAACTTCAGATGTACGTACAGATCCTTACGAAGAGTTGAAAGGGCCCTGGAAGCCGTGGGGCCCATTTGAACAAGCCCTGGACTactttggtgatggcagcTTCTGGATTCTGCAGGCGCCTGGCCACATGAAGGGAAACCTGGCGGCATGTGTAAGATTGAAGTCAGGGGAGTGGGTATTACTGGCAAGCGATTGCTGCCACTCCAA GGAAATCTTTGACGGCGTCAAGCAAATAGCCAACGTTTCCATGCCCGATGGTTCCATGTTTTGCTTGCACGAGAGTCTAGGCGCGGCTCTTGATACCATTGGAAAGCTGAGGATGGCGGTTCGCGATTATGGGATGCATATTGCAATGGCGCACGACGCCGAGTTTATTAAAGAGGGCAAAGACTCTGTTCTGATGTCTCTTCTGCATCCTCTGTTTGATGAGGAGTGCTTGGCAAGAATCCGggctcatcaacaaccttga
- a CDS encoding Lactamase-B domain-containing protein, giving the protein MTDVASVKTALSALEDKAFGVAKLSALRGGTFTLPKKTFVSGESDNERCQVPSLSFLIVHQPSAVGPRRILFDLGLRRNTKEYSLPIQNHLRNRLPLQPLPDVRQSLLDAGLSCQDIDEVILSHVHWDHIGTPSDFPQAQFLVGAGSLDVLRNGLNGHMSHSQFQANLFDNLSVREFPPPTRYSDGWQEAGGLHIRGLTDDGSIYIVDCPGHLTGHIGLLVRKEIRKWVLLIGDACHDERLLRGDMSIAEWTDADGRICCIHMDKKLATETLTKFSLWKQVSGQCGFDLQIIFAHDATWAQNNPSAFYPGTL; this is encoded by the coding sequence ATGACCGATGTTGCCAGCGTGAAAACTGCCTTATCGGCCCTTGAAGACAAAGCCTTCGGCGTCGCTAAGCTCTCGGCTTTGCGAGGTGGCACCTTTACGCTTCCCAAGAAGACGTTTGTGTCTGGAGAGTCGGACAATGAACGATGTCAGGTCCCTTCTCTGTCTTTTCTTATCGTTCATCAACCATCTGCCGTCGGCCCTAGGCGTATTCTTTTTGACCTGGGGCTGAGAAGAAATACGAAAGAGTATAGCTTGCCAATTCAGAACCACCTCCGGAACCGCCTACCGCTACAGCCTTTGCCAGATGTTCGACAGAGCTTGCTCGACGCCGGCCTTTCCTGCCAAGACATTGACGAGGTCATCCTTAGCCATGTTCACTGGGACCACATCGGCACGCCCTCCGACTTCCCCCAGGCACAGTTCTTGGTCGGAGCAGGATCCCTTGATGTGCTCAGGAATGGCCTAAATGGGCACATGTCCCATTCTCAATTTCAAGCCAACCTATTCGACAATCTCAGCGTGCGTGAGTTTCCCCCTCCAACCCGATATTCAGACGGTTGGCAGGAAGCGGGCGGATTACACATTCGTGGCCTGACCGACGACGGTTCGATTTATATCGTCGACTGTCCAGGCCATCTCACTGGACACATTGGCTTGCTGGTACGAAAAGAAATTCGAAAATGGGTGTTATTAATCGGAGACGCCTGCCACGATGAAAGGTTGCTTCGTGGAGACATGTCCATCGCGGAATGGACCGACGCCGATGGCCGGATCTGCTGTATACacatggacaagaagctggcaACTGAGACTCTGACAAAGTTCTCGCTCTGGAAGCAGGTGTCGGGCCAGTGTGGCTTTGACTTACAGATCATTTTTGCCCACGATGCTACCTGGGCACAAAATAACCCGAGCGCATTTTACCCTGGAACTCTATAG